The following are encoded together in the Girardinichthys multiradiatus isolate DD_20200921_A chromosome X, DD_fGirMul_XY1, whole genome shotgun sequence genome:
- the LOC124862406 gene encoding synembryn-A-like isoform X2: MAPDVERIIQSISLGDQDTVQLLLDSYNTQYAECFFFNTDAQERKKFRKNKIRDCPPNFDSDIDSDDERPDLLLREDLAAALLCFVSGQLQPAVLRACLHTLRILSRDRRALGPMVTDGALFTLAHLGGIDLLQPCQLHDRSKTEAQWDRTQIHRAEASGCQGAADADVKCAVSFSVPTKEVCVSTTNGSDRHFYKQRGNEGHLVLAPGKKDAREEDSEKDRKEEDGEVCRKEAMKVLCNLIYNSPKAQERASALRLLQGLWESLKQGIWSRAPPTGQFYKLRLLFLLTALRPELRLQLQQERGVLVLTTALEQYLSLRWAEGHQLITDSTAPPISKEVSQDVIEILKTIFNIAHRFYRQEPDEVKPQTPHLLLSFLTEENDLSMSAAVIIKTDRIPHVLGKEEAALYRRLVTVLRHCLLLSCDGADTLEELQGHTVNILSALPLTCLDVLLAVPVDQASHKYEGVNMDCVHALLLFMDRRLNRGQKLKEKLTPVLSLLTESSRVHRGTRHYLRQKILPPLRDVAVRPEQDSTLRGQLVRLMTHVDTDVKDCAAELLFVLCKENVSRYVKYTGYGNAAGLLAARGLLNGRRNSGDGQFASHYSSDSDSDTEEYREARSKINLVTGRVEAEQPDPMEGMTEEEKEEEARRLICMINRLSQDQIIQPMGVTADGRLAPLWGQMRGCTEEEDEEEEQDLNSMPGLKDKTIK; encoded by the exons ATGGCACCAGACGTGGAAAGGATCATCCAGAGCATCAGCCTAGGAGACCAGGACACAGTCCAGCTCCTGCTGGACAGCTATAACACCCAG TATGCAGAGTGCTTCTTTTTTAACACTGATgcacaggaaagaaaaaag TtcagaaagaacaaaataagGGACTGTCCTCCTAACTTTGATTCGGATATTGACTCAGATGATGAAAGACCAGATCTTCTTCTCAGAGAG GATTTGGCTGCAGCCCTGCTGTGCTTTGTCAGTGGTCAACTGCAGCCTGCAGTGTTACGGGCTTGTCTGCATACTCTGCGAATCCTCTCCCGTGACCGCAGAGCCCTTGGACCGATGGTCACAGATGGCGCCCTTTTCACCCTGGCACACCTGGGAGGCATCGATCTTCTTCAGCCCTGCCAGCTGCATGACAGGAGTAAAACTGAAGCTCAGTGGGACAGAACACAAATACACAGAGCAGAAGCAAGCGGTTGTCAGGGAGCAGCAGATGCTGATGTGAAGTGTGCAGTTTCCTTTTCTGTTCCCACCAAAGAAGTTTGTGTTTCCACCACAAATGGCTCTGATCGTCACTTCTATAAGCAAAGAGGTAATGAAGGTCACCTTGTGCTTGCTCCTGGAAAGAAAGATGCCCGGGAAGAGGACAGTGAGAAGGACAGAAAGGAGGAGGATGGGGAGGTGTGCAGGAAGGAGGCCATGAAAGTCTTGTGTAATTTAATATACAACAGTCCCAAGGCACAGGAGAGAGCCAGCGCACTGAG ACTTCTGCAGGGATTATGGGAGAGTCTGAAGCAGGGCATCTGGAGTAGGGCGCCACCCACTGGCCAGTTTTACAAGCTAAGGCTGCTCTTCTTACTAACAGCTCTGAGGCCTGAGCTCAGGCTGCAGCTACAGCAG GAGCGCGGTGTGTTGGTGCTGACCACAGCCTTGGAGCAGTACCTGTCTTTGAGGTGGGCTGAGGGACATCAGCTGATCACTGACAGCACAGCACCTCCCATCTCCAAGGAGGTGTCCCAGGATGTCATCGAGATCCTCAAGACTATCTTCAACATTGCTCACAGGTTCTACAGGCAGGAGCCCGATGAGGTGAAACCACAAACCCCCCATTTGTTGCTCAGCTTTCTTACTGAAGAAAATGACCTGAGTATGTCAGCAGCAGTCATAATAAAGACTGACAGAATCCCTCACGTGTTAGGGAAA GAGGAAGCTGCTCTATATCGCCGCCTAGTGACTGTCCTACGCCATTGTCTGCTGCTGTCATGTGATGGAGCAGACACGCTGGAAGAACTACAAGG ACATACAGTAAACATCCTGTCAGCCCtgcccctgacctgtctggatGTTCTGCTGGCTGTCCCTGTGGACCAGGCATCCCATAAATATGAAGGTGTCAACATGGACTGTGTCCACGCATTGCTACTGTTCATGGACAGACGACTGAACAGG gGTCAAAAGCTGAAAGAGAAGCTAACTCCTGTACTAAGTTTACTGACTGAGAGTTCTCGGGTCCACAGGGGGACACGTCACTACTTACGACAAAAg ATCTTACCCCCTCTGAGGGATGTTGCTGTTCGACCTGAGCAGGACAGTACGCTCAGAGGCCAGCTGGTCCGCCTGATGACCCATGTCGACACTGATGTGAAGGACTGTGCTGCTGAGTTGCTGTTTGTGCTCTGCAAAGAAAATG TCAGCCGCTATGTTAAATACACCGGTTATGGCAACGCTGCTGGGCTGCTGGCAGCGCGGGGTCTGCTGAATGGCAGGAGGAACTCTGGTGACGGCCAGTTTGCCTCCCACTACTCCAGCGACTCAGACTCAGACACTGAGGAATACCGGGAGGCCAGATCCAAGATAAACCTGGTGACAGGCCGGGTGGAGGCAGAGCAGCCCGATCCAATGGAAGGCATGacagaggaagagaaggaggaggaggcccGCCGTCTTATCTGCATGATCAACAGACTATCACA AGACCAGATTATTCAGCCCATGGGTGTGACAGCAGATGGCAGACTGGCTCCTCTATGGGGCCAAATGAGGGGCTGcacggaggaggaggatgaggaggaggaacagGATTTGAATTCAATGCCAGGGTTGAAAGACAAAACAATCAAATAG
- the LOC124862406 gene encoding synembryn-A-like isoform X3 gives MAPDVERIIQSISLGDQDTVQLLLDSYNTQYAECFFFNTDAQERKKQQQLEEDLAAALLCFVSGQLQPAVLRACLHTLRILSRDRRALGPMVTDGALFTLAHLGGIDLLQPCQLHDRSKTEAQWDRTQIHRAEASGCQGAADADVKCAVSFSVPTKEVCVSTTNGSDRHFYKQRGNEGHLVLAPGKKDAREEDSEKDRKEEDGEVCRKEAMKVLCNLIYNSPKAQERASALRLLQGLWESLKQGIWSRAPPTGQFYKLRLLFLLTALRPELRLQLQQERGVLVLTTALEQYLSLRWAEGHQLITDSTAPPISKEVSQDVIEILKTIFNIAHRFYRQEPDEVKPQTPHLLLSFLTEENDLSMSAAVIIKTDRIPHVLGKEEAALYRRLVTVLRHCLLLSCDGADTLEELQGHTVNILSALPLTCLDVLLAVPVDQASHKYEGVNMDCVHALLLFMDRRLNRGQKLKEKLTPVLSLLTESSRVHRGTRHYLRQKILPPLRDVAVRPEQDSTLRGQLVRLMTHVDTDVKDCAAELLFVLCKENVSRYVKYTGYGNAAGLLAARGLLNGRRNSGDGQFASHYSSDSDSDTEEYREARSKINLVTGRVEAEQPDPMEGMTEEEKEEEARRLICMINRLSQDQIIQPMGVTADGRLAPLWGQMRGCTEEEDEEEEQDLNSMPGLKDKTIK, from the exons ATGGCACCAGACGTGGAAAGGATCATCCAGAGCATCAGCCTAGGAGACCAGGACACAGTCCAGCTCCTGCTGGACAGCTATAACACCCAG TATGCAGAGTGCTTCTTTTTTAACACTGATgcacaggaaagaaaaaag CAACAACAGCTGGAAGAG GATTTGGCTGCAGCCCTGCTGTGCTTTGTCAGTGGTCAACTGCAGCCTGCAGTGTTACGGGCTTGTCTGCATACTCTGCGAATCCTCTCCCGTGACCGCAGAGCCCTTGGACCGATGGTCACAGATGGCGCCCTTTTCACCCTGGCACACCTGGGAGGCATCGATCTTCTTCAGCCCTGCCAGCTGCATGACAGGAGTAAAACTGAAGCTCAGTGGGACAGAACACAAATACACAGAGCAGAAGCAAGCGGTTGTCAGGGAGCAGCAGATGCTGATGTGAAGTGTGCAGTTTCCTTTTCTGTTCCCACCAAAGAAGTTTGTGTTTCCACCACAAATGGCTCTGATCGTCACTTCTATAAGCAAAGAGGTAATGAAGGTCACCTTGTGCTTGCTCCTGGAAAGAAAGATGCCCGGGAAGAGGACAGTGAGAAGGACAGAAAGGAGGAGGATGGGGAGGTGTGCAGGAAGGAGGCCATGAAAGTCTTGTGTAATTTAATATACAACAGTCCCAAGGCACAGGAGAGAGCCAGCGCACTGAG ACTTCTGCAGGGATTATGGGAGAGTCTGAAGCAGGGCATCTGGAGTAGGGCGCCACCCACTGGCCAGTTTTACAAGCTAAGGCTGCTCTTCTTACTAACAGCTCTGAGGCCTGAGCTCAGGCTGCAGCTACAGCAG GAGCGCGGTGTGTTGGTGCTGACCACAGCCTTGGAGCAGTACCTGTCTTTGAGGTGGGCTGAGGGACATCAGCTGATCACTGACAGCACAGCACCTCCCATCTCCAAGGAGGTGTCCCAGGATGTCATCGAGATCCTCAAGACTATCTTCAACATTGCTCACAGGTTCTACAGGCAGGAGCCCGATGAGGTGAAACCACAAACCCCCCATTTGTTGCTCAGCTTTCTTACTGAAGAAAATGACCTGAGTATGTCAGCAGCAGTCATAATAAAGACTGACAGAATCCCTCACGTGTTAGGGAAA GAGGAAGCTGCTCTATATCGCCGCCTAGTGACTGTCCTACGCCATTGTCTGCTGCTGTCATGTGATGGAGCAGACACGCTGGAAGAACTACAAGG ACATACAGTAAACATCCTGTCAGCCCtgcccctgacctgtctggatGTTCTGCTGGCTGTCCCTGTGGACCAGGCATCCCATAAATATGAAGGTGTCAACATGGACTGTGTCCACGCATTGCTACTGTTCATGGACAGACGACTGAACAGG gGTCAAAAGCTGAAAGAGAAGCTAACTCCTGTACTAAGTTTACTGACTGAGAGTTCTCGGGTCCACAGGGGGACACGTCACTACTTACGACAAAAg ATCTTACCCCCTCTGAGGGATGTTGCTGTTCGACCTGAGCAGGACAGTACGCTCAGAGGCCAGCTGGTCCGCCTGATGACCCATGTCGACACTGATGTGAAGGACTGTGCTGCTGAGTTGCTGTTTGTGCTCTGCAAAGAAAATG TCAGCCGCTATGTTAAATACACCGGTTATGGCAACGCTGCTGGGCTGCTGGCAGCGCGGGGTCTGCTGAATGGCAGGAGGAACTCTGGTGACGGCCAGTTTGCCTCCCACTACTCCAGCGACTCAGACTCAGACACTGAGGAATACCGGGAGGCCAGATCCAAGATAAACCTGGTGACAGGCCGGGTGGAGGCAGAGCAGCCCGATCCAATGGAAGGCATGacagaggaagagaaggaggaggaggcccGCCGTCTTATCTGCATGATCAACAGACTATCACA AGACCAGATTATTCAGCCCATGGGTGTGACAGCAGATGGCAGACTGGCTCCTCTATGGGGCCAAATGAGGGGCTGcacggaggaggaggatgaggaggaggaacagGATTTGAATTCAATGCCAGGGTTGAAAGACAAAACAATCAAATAG
- the LOC124862406 gene encoding synembryn-A-like isoform X4 yields the protein MAPDVERIIQSISLGDQDTVQLLLDSYNTQYAECFFFNTDAQERKKQQQLEEFRKNKIRDCPPNFDSDIDSDDERPDLLLREDLAAALLCFVSGQLQPAVLRACLHTLRILSRDRRALGPMVTDGALFTLAHLGGIDLLQPCQLHDRSKTEAQWDRTQIHRAEASGCQGAADADVKCAVSFSVPTKEVCVSTTNGSDRHFYKQRGNEGHLVLAPGKKDAREEDSEKDRKEEDGEVCRKEAMKVLCNLIYNSPKAQERASALRLLQGLWESLKQGIWSRAPPTGQFYKLRLLFLLTALRPELRLQLQQERGVLVLTTALEQYLSLRWAEGHQLITDSTAPPISKEVSQDVIEILKTIFNIAHRFYRQEPDEEEAALYRRLVTVLRHCLLLSCDGADTLEELQGHTVNILSALPLTCLDVLLAVPVDQASHKYEGVNMDCVHALLLFMDRRLNRGQKLKEKLTPVLSLLTESSRVHRGTRHYLRQKILPPLRDVAVRPEQDSTLRGQLVRLMTHVDTDVKDCAAELLFVLCKENVSRYVKYTGYGNAAGLLAARGLLNGRRNSGDGQFASHYSSDSDSDTEEYREARSKINLVTGRVEAEQPDPMEGMTEEEKEEEARRLICMINRLSQDQIIQPMGVTADGRLAPLWGQMRGCTEEEDEEEEQDLNSMPGLKDKTIK from the exons ATGGCACCAGACGTGGAAAGGATCATCCAGAGCATCAGCCTAGGAGACCAGGACACAGTCCAGCTCCTGCTGGACAGCTATAACACCCAG TATGCAGAGTGCTTCTTTTTTAACACTGATgcacaggaaagaaaaaag CAACAACAGCTGGAAGAG TtcagaaagaacaaaataagGGACTGTCCTCCTAACTTTGATTCGGATATTGACTCAGATGATGAAAGACCAGATCTTCTTCTCAGAGAG GATTTGGCTGCAGCCCTGCTGTGCTTTGTCAGTGGTCAACTGCAGCCTGCAGTGTTACGGGCTTGTCTGCATACTCTGCGAATCCTCTCCCGTGACCGCAGAGCCCTTGGACCGATGGTCACAGATGGCGCCCTTTTCACCCTGGCACACCTGGGAGGCATCGATCTTCTTCAGCCCTGCCAGCTGCATGACAGGAGTAAAACTGAAGCTCAGTGGGACAGAACACAAATACACAGAGCAGAAGCAAGCGGTTGTCAGGGAGCAGCAGATGCTGATGTGAAGTGTGCAGTTTCCTTTTCTGTTCCCACCAAAGAAGTTTGTGTTTCCACCACAAATGGCTCTGATCGTCACTTCTATAAGCAAAGAGGTAATGAAGGTCACCTTGTGCTTGCTCCTGGAAAGAAAGATGCCCGGGAAGAGGACAGTGAGAAGGACAGAAAGGAGGAGGATGGGGAGGTGTGCAGGAAGGAGGCCATGAAAGTCTTGTGTAATTTAATATACAACAGTCCCAAGGCACAGGAGAGAGCCAGCGCACTGAG ACTTCTGCAGGGATTATGGGAGAGTCTGAAGCAGGGCATCTGGAGTAGGGCGCCACCCACTGGCCAGTTTTACAAGCTAAGGCTGCTCTTCTTACTAACAGCTCTGAGGCCTGAGCTCAGGCTGCAGCTACAGCAG GAGCGCGGTGTGTTGGTGCTGACCACAGCCTTGGAGCAGTACCTGTCTTTGAGGTGGGCTGAGGGACATCAGCTGATCACTGACAGCACAGCACCTCCCATCTCCAAGGAGGTGTCCCAGGATGTCATCGAGATCCTCAAGACTATCTTCAACATTGCTCACAGGTTCTACAGGCAGGAGCCCGATGAG GAGGAAGCTGCTCTATATCGCCGCCTAGTGACTGTCCTACGCCATTGTCTGCTGCTGTCATGTGATGGAGCAGACACGCTGGAAGAACTACAAGG ACATACAGTAAACATCCTGTCAGCCCtgcccctgacctgtctggatGTTCTGCTGGCTGTCCCTGTGGACCAGGCATCCCATAAATATGAAGGTGTCAACATGGACTGTGTCCACGCATTGCTACTGTTCATGGACAGACGACTGAACAGG gGTCAAAAGCTGAAAGAGAAGCTAACTCCTGTACTAAGTTTACTGACTGAGAGTTCTCGGGTCCACAGGGGGACACGTCACTACTTACGACAAAAg ATCTTACCCCCTCTGAGGGATGTTGCTGTTCGACCTGAGCAGGACAGTACGCTCAGAGGCCAGCTGGTCCGCCTGATGACCCATGTCGACACTGATGTGAAGGACTGTGCTGCTGAGTTGCTGTTTGTGCTCTGCAAAGAAAATG TCAGCCGCTATGTTAAATACACCGGTTATGGCAACGCTGCTGGGCTGCTGGCAGCGCGGGGTCTGCTGAATGGCAGGAGGAACTCTGGTGACGGCCAGTTTGCCTCCCACTACTCCAGCGACTCAGACTCAGACACTGAGGAATACCGGGAGGCCAGATCCAAGATAAACCTGGTGACAGGCCGGGTGGAGGCAGAGCAGCCCGATCCAATGGAAGGCATGacagaggaagagaaggaggaggaggcccGCCGTCTTATCTGCATGATCAACAGACTATCACA AGACCAGATTATTCAGCCCATGGGTGTGACAGCAGATGGCAGACTGGCTCCTCTATGGGGCCAAATGAGGGGCTGcacggaggaggaggatgaggaggaggaacagGATTTGAATTCAATGCCAGGGTTGAAAGACAAAACAATCAAATAG
- the LOC124862406 gene encoding synembryn-A-like isoform X1 produces the protein MAPDVERIIQSISLGDQDTVQLLLDSYNTQYAECFFFNTDAQERKKQQQLEEFRKNKIRDCPPNFDSDIDSDDERPDLLLREDLAAALLCFVSGQLQPAVLRACLHTLRILSRDRRALGPMVTDGALFTLAHLGGIDLLQPCQLHDRSKTEAQWDRTQIHRAEASGCQGAADADVKCAVSFSVPTKEVCVSTTNGSDRHFYKQRGNEGHLVLAPGKKDAREEDSEKDRKEEDGEVCRKEAMKVLCNLIYNSPKAQERASALRLLQGLWESLKQGIWSRAPPTGQFYKLRLLFLLTALRPELRLQLQQERGVLVLTTALEQYLSLRWAEGHQLITDSTAPPISKEVSQDVIEILKTIFNIAHRFYRQEPDEVKPQTPHLLLSFLTEENDLSMSAAVIIKTDRIPHVLGKEEAALYRRLVTVLRHCLLLSCDGADTLEELQGHTVNILSALPLTCLDVLLAVPVDQASHKYEGVNMDCVHALLLFMDRRLNRGQKLKEKLTPVLSLLTESSRVHRGTRHYLRQKILPPLRDVAVRPEQDSTLRGQLVRLMTHVDTDVKDCAAELLFVLCKENVSRYVKYTGYGNAAGLLAARGLLNGRRNSGDGQFASHYSSDSDSDTEEYREARSKINLVTGRVEAEQPDPMEGMTEEEKEEEARRLICMINRLSQDQIIQPMGVTADGRLAPLWGQMRGCTEEEDEEEEQDLNSMPGLKDKTIK, from the exons ATGGCACCAGACGTGGAAAGGATCATCCAGAGCATCAGCCTAGGAGACCAGGACACAGTCCAGCTCCTGCTGGACAGCTATAACACCCAG TATGCAGAGTGCTTCTTTTTTAACACTGATgcacaggaaagaaaaaag CAACAACAGCTGGAAGAG TtcagaaagaacaaaataagGGACTGTCCTCCTAACTTTGATTCGGATATTGACTCAGATGATGAAAGACCAGATCTTCTTCTCAGAGAG GATTTGGCTGCAGCCCTGCTGTGCTTTGTCAGTGGTCAACTGCAGCCTGCAGTGTTACGGGCTTGTCTGCATACTCTGCGAATCCTCTCCCGTGACCGCAGAGCCCTTGGACCGATGGTCACAGATGGCGCCCTTTTCACCCTGGCACACCTGGGAGGCATCGATCTTCTTCAGCCCTGCCAGCTGCATGACAGGAGTAAAACTGAAGCTCAGTGGGACAGAACACAAATACACAGAGCAGAAGCAAGCGGTTGTCAGGGAGCAGCAGATGCTGATGTGAAGTGTGCAGTTTCCTTTTCTGTTCCCACCAAAGAAGTTTGTGTTTCCACCACAAATGGCTCTGATCGTCACTTCTATAAGCAAAGAGGTAATGAAGGTCACCTTGTGCTTGCTCCTGGAAAGAAAGATGCCCGGGAAGAGGACAGTGAGAAGGACAGAAAGGAGGAGGATGGGGAGGTGTGCAGGAAGGAGGCCATGAAAGTCTTGTGTAATTTAATATACAACAGTCCCAAGGCACAGGAGAGAGCCAGCGCACTGAG ACTTCTGCAGGGATTATGGGAGAGTCTGAAGCAGGGCATCTGGAGTAGGGCGCCACCCACTGGCCAGTTTTACAAGCTAAGGCTGCTCTTCTTACTAACAGCTCTGAGGCCTGAGCTCAGGCTGCAGCTACAGCAG GAGCGCGGTGTGTTGGTGCTGACCACAGCCTTGGAGCAGTACCTGTCTTTGAGGTGGGCTGAGGGACATCAGCTGATCACTGACAGCACAGCACCTCCCATCTCCAAGGAGGTGTCCCAGGATGTCATCGAGATCCTCAAGACTATCTTCAACATTGCTCACAGGTTCTACAGGCAGGAGCCCGATGAGGTGAAACCACAAACCCCCCATTTGTTGCTCAGCTTTCTTACTGAAGAAAATGACCTGAGTATGTCAGCAGCAGTCATAATAAAGACTGACAGAATCCCTCACGTGTTAGGGAAA GAGGAAGCTGCTCTATATCGCCGCCTAGTGACTGTCCTACGCCATTGTCTGCTGCTGTCATGTGATGGAGCAGACACGCTGGAAGAACTACAAGG ACATACAGTAAACATCCTGTCAGCCCtgcccctgacctgtctggatGTTCTGCTGGCTGTCCCTGTGGACCAGGCATCCCATAAATATGAAGGTGTCAACATGGACTGTGTCCACGCATTGCTACTGTTCATGGACAGACGACTGAACAGG gGTCAAAAGCTGAAAGAGAAGCTAACTCCTGTACTAAGTTTACTGACTGAGAGTTCTCGGGTCCACAGGGGGACACGTCACTACTTACGACAAAAg ATCTTACCCCCTCTGAGGGATGTTGCTGTTCGACCTGAGCAGGACAGTACGCTCAGAGGCCAGCTGGTCCGCCTGATGACCCATGTCGACACTGATGTGAAGGACTGTGCTGCTGAGTTGCTGTTTGTGCTCTGCAAAGAAAATG TCAGCCGCTATGTTAAATACACCGGTTATGGCAACGCTGCTGGGCTGCTGGCAGCGCGGGGTCTGCTGAATGGCAGGAGGAACTCTGGTGACGGCCAGTTTGCCTCCCACTACTCCAGCGACTCAGACTCAGACACTGAGGAATACCGGGAGGCCAGATCCAAGATAAACCTGGTGACAGGCCGGGTGGAGGCAGAGCAGCCCGATCCAATGGAAGGCATGacagaggaagagaaggaggaggaggcccGCCGTCTTATCTGCATGATCAACAGACTATCACA AGACCAGATTATTCAGCCCATGGGTGTGACAGCAGATGGCAGACTGGCTCCTCTATGGGGCCAAATGAGGGGCTGcacggaggaggaggatgaggaggaggaacagGATTTGAATTCAATGCCAGGGTTGAAAGACAAAACAATCAAATAG